A genomic segment from Polyangium mundeleinium encodes:
- the tssI gene encoding type VI secretion system tip protein TssI/VgrG encodes MALLELAFENNEDSLSVRHFTVREPISGSFDVGVLARSRLPGLDLEGFVGRPAAFLMMGGPLAGPRAWSGVASHIQMVQAEPTGLSTYFVRIVPQMWLLRLRKRNRIFQHMTIPAIVKQILDEYSIVHQMKTVDEHQEHEYRVQYEESDYDFVSRLLEEEGISYWFKQVGGGNAGTYTTELVLADKPEAGEERPTLPFVYTPNQDARKEFVRNVKVAHRIRPGAASFRDYDFVRPDFHLLGDAEKASKPEDFYELYRYTPAGLVKDRREQPRVPADPEGKLVADIDLAAARRGKRELQFDSNAYDLAPGLLFKVESHPRSDVSAGHFLCTEISVEGTHDGEWTLSGYAAFVEEKTRFRPQKVTPKPVVEGVESAIVVGPKGEEIHTDEHGRVRVQFHWDRDGQYDDQSSCWIRVSQGWAGGAFGMIVLPRVSQEVLIAFLEGDPDQPVLLGRAYNKVAPVPFNLPEQRTVSTWKSQSSPKSEGWNEITFDDAAGKEVLYMQAQRNLSKLVKANENERTGANRSIFVGANRSSFIGAVDNVMVGQRSVAAMVEFREKDPDKPNEPTMVLKETMIETIHPKISLTTGKGTSIIDDANINLLADRNVVLKSGKDVIIEGKHVYINTKSVPGKAPKVEGSASDGARRPQGRTLGAVLETFGQPKSKAVRLAMQRQVIGFRPPTPQMFKVAAAKGNSVEQIAARKKVALHFYKDMGQKFDKALQKVRNYKYPEEINEILSHMRGIDFKEPLSVGPPPPAPKRLTQWQVPDGFKGNYFASSMATPPDLGIGKLGTKQDGTVVEKITKPYAIPPSTPYLKTTAAKILDTWSVQNKPAMTPGGMTQYYIGDNSNILEIGAKPAA; translated from the coding sequence ATGGCGCTGCTGGAGCTTGCCTTCGAAAACAATGAAGACTCCCTCTCGGTGCGGCATTTCACCGTCCGAGAGCCGATTTCCGGCTCGTTCGACGTGGGCGTCCTCGCGCGCTCGCGCTTGCCCGGGCTCGATCTCGAAGGGTTCGTCGGGAGACCCGCGGCGTTCCTGATGATGGGCGGCCCGCTCGCGGGCCCGCGCGCGTGGTCGGGTGTCGCCAGCCACATCCAGATGGTGCAGGCCGAGCCGACGGGCCTCTCGACCTATTTCGTGCGCATCGTGCCGCAGATGTGGCTCCTCCGGCTTCGCAAGCGGAACCGCATCTTCCAGCACATGACGATCCCTGCGATCGTCAAGCAGATCCTCGACGAGTATTCGATCGTCCACCAGATGAAGACGGTCGACGAGCACCAGGAACACGAGTATCGCGTCCAGTACGAGGAGAGCGATTACGATTTCGTGAGTCGCCTGCTCGAAGAAGAGGGCATCTCGTACTGGTTCAAGCAGGTCGGCGGCGGCAACGCCGGCACGTACACGACCGAGCTCGTCCTCGCGGACAAACCCGAGGCGGGCGAGGAGCGCCCCACCCTGCCCTTCGTGTATACGCCGAACCAGGACGCGCGCAAGGAGTTCGTCCGCAACGTCAAGGTCGCGCACCGCATTCGTCCCGGCGCGGCGAGCTTCCGCGATTACGATTTCGTGCGCCCCGATTTCCACCTCCTCGGCGACGCCGAGAAGGCGTCGAAGCCGGAAGACTTTTACGAGCTTTACCGGTACACCCCCGCCGGGCTCGTCAAAGATCGGCGTGAGCAGCCGCGCGTGCCCGCCGATCCCGAGGGCAAGCTCGTCGCCGACATCGACCTCGCGGCCGCGCGCCGCGGCAAACGCGAGCTCCAGTTCGATTCGAACGCGTACGACCTCGCGCCGGGGCTGCTCTTCAAGGTGGAGAGCCACCCGCGCAGCGACGTCTCGGCGGGTCACTTCCTCTGCACGGAGATCAGCGTCGAGGGCACGCACGACGGCGAATGGACGCTCTCCGGGTATGCGGCGTTCGTCGAGGAGAAGACGCGGTTCCGGCCGCAGAAGGTCACGCCGAAGCCTGTCGTCGAGGGCGTCGAGAGCGCGATCGTCGTGGGCCCGAAGGGCGAGGAGATCCACACCGACGAGCACGGCCGCGTCCGCGTGCAATTCCACTGGGATCGCGACGGCCAATACGACGATCAATCCTCCTGCTGGATTCGCGTGAGCCAGGGCTGGGCCGGCGGCGCGTTCGGCATGATCGTGCTGCCTCGCGTGAGCCAGGAAGTCTTGATCGCCTTCCTCGAAGGCGATCCGGACCAGCCCGTCCTCCTCGGCCGCGCGTACAACAAGGTCGCGCCCGTGCCTTTCAACCTCCCCGAGCAACGGACGGTGAGCACGTGGAAATCGCAGTCCTCGCCGAAATCCGAGGGCTGGAACGAGATCACCTTCGACGACGCCGCGGGCAAGGAGGTGCTCTACATGCAGGCCCAGCGAAACCTTTCGAAGCTCGTCAAGGCGAACGAGAACGAGCGGACGGGGGCGAATCGCTCGATCTTCGTGGGCGCGAACCGCAGCTCCTTCATCGGCGCCGTCGACAACGTCATGGTCGGCCAGCGCAGCGTCGCCGCGATGGTCGAGTTCCGGGAGAAAGACCCGGACAAACCGAACGAGCCCACGATGGTGCTCAAAGAGACGATGATCGAGACGATCCACCCGAAGATCTCGCTCACGACGGGCAAGGGCACGAGCATCATCGACGACGCGAACATCAACCTGCTCGCCGATCGCAACGTCGTCCTGAAATCGGGCAAGGACGTCATCATCGAGGGCAAACACGTCTACATCAACACGAAGAGCGTGCCGGGCAAGGCGCCCAAGGTCGAGGGCAGCGCGAGCGACGGCGCGCGCAGGCCCCAGGGCCGCACGCTCGGCGCGGTGCTGGAGACGTTTGGCCAGCCAAAGTCCAAGGCCGTGCGCCTCGCGATGCAACGCCAGGTCATCGGCTTCCGCCCGCCGACGCCGCAGATGTTCAAGGTCGCCGCGGCCAAGGGGAACAGCGTCGAGCAGATCGCCGCCCGGAAGAAGGTCGCCCTCCACTTCTACAAGGACATGGGCCAGAAGTTCGACAAGGCCTTGCAGAAGGTGCGCAATTACAAGTACCCGGAGGAGATCAACGAGATCCTGAGCCACATGAGGGGCATCGATTTCAAGGAGCCCCTCTCCGTGGGCCCGCCCCCGCCCGCGCCGAAGCGGCTGACGCAATGGCAGGTCCCGGACGGGTTCAAGGGCAATTACTTCGCGAGCTCCATGGCCACGCCGCCCGATCTCGGCATTGGCAAGCTCGGGACGAAGCAGGACGGCACGGTCGTCGAGAAGATCACGAAGCCGTACGCCATTCCCCCGTCGACGCCCTACTTGAAGACCACGGCGGCGAAGATCCTCGACACGTGGAGCGTGCAAAACAAGCCGGCGATGACCCCGGGCGGCATGACCCAGTATTACATCGGCGACAACTCGAACATCCTCGAAATCGGCGCGAAGCCCGCCGCCTGA
- a CDS encoding immunity protein Tsi6 family protein has translation MNRPIDSRKEFFEVLEQTRTEAEARFQRAPRSALYESIARQLAAMQSMTESGRAPTEDERESITIGLLAARELEPAQDPDLADFIERLHELNGYFTAWPPN, from the coding sequence ATGAACCGTCCGATCGACAGCCGGAAGGAGTTTTTCGAAGTCCTCGAGCAGACGCGGACCGAGGCCGAGGCGCGCTTCCAGCGAGCGCCGCGCTCCGCCCTGTACGAATCCATCGCCCGCCAGCTCGCCGCCATGCAATCGATGACGGAGAGCGGCCGCGCGCCCACCGAGGACGAGCGAGAGTCCATCACGATCGGCCTCCTCGCCGCCCGCGAGCTCGAGCCGGCGCAGGATCCGGACCTCGCTGATTTCATCGAACGCCTGCACGAGCTCAACGGATATTTCACGGCATGGCCACCCAACTAG
- a CDS encoding TolB family protein codes for MATQLAGLRYQHRTFNAPVPSDAVLRLCRLAPSGHRIAFVREDGPEGQTGIWIGELHNAHSVRLLVPFKPGRVEDLAFSPDGSHIAYRVAPLLGFGARGTVGWASADAPGELRRVEGTGFGWTPGGKAILVADPYRKALLRYALDEEDPRELGPFEDDADPSFPAQVVVSPDGEHIVYTAGRDGEEVSEVWLVKREKSTVVTTILTEIPGANVHILPFWSPKGTTLGLFCVHEDQEKTALIVVPRLEGEGHVLYESSYLDPARTPTFTPAARSIAFFRTEKPGDEERLGTSRLVLLDVKRETFAALAEPDEVFGTPRLFDDRTIAVDGEGLAHLFVFDDPL; via the coding sequence ATGGCCACCCAACTAGCCGGACTCCGCTACCAGCACCGCACGTTCAACGCGCCCGTGCCCAGCGACGCCGTCCTGCGGCTCTGCCGGCTCGCGCCCTCCGGCCATCGTATCGCCTTCGTCCGCGAGGACGGCCCCGAGGGACAAACCGGCATCTGGATCGGCGAGCTCCACAACGCCCATTCGGTCCGGCTCCTCGTCCCGTTCAAGCCCGGTCGCGTCGAGGATCTCGCGTTTTCCCCGGATGGCTCGCACATCGCGTATCGCGTCGCGCCGCTGCTCGGATTCGGCGCGCGTGGCACCGTCGGCTGGGCGAGCGCCGATGCGCCGGGCGAGCTCCGGCGCGTGGAAGGCACGGGGTTTGGCTGGACCCCCGGCGGCAAGGCGATCCTCGTCGCGGATCCCTATCGCAAAGCGCTCCTTCGGTATGCGCTCGACGAGGAGGATCCGCGCGAGCTCGGCCCCTTCGAGGACGACGCCGATCCCTCGTTCCCTGCGCAGGTCGTGGTCTCGCCCGACGGCGAGCACATCGTGTACACGGCCGGGCGCGACGGCGAGGAGGTCTCCGAGGTCTGGCTCGTCAAGCGCGAAAAGAGCACGGTCGTGACCACGATCCTCACGGAGATCCCCGGCGCGAACGTCCACATCTTGCCTTTCTGGTCGCCCAAGGGCACGACGCTCGGCCTCTTCTGCGTGCACGAAGACCAGGAGAAGACCGCGCTCATCGTCGTCCCGCGCCTCGAAGGCGAGGGCCACGTCCTCTACGAGAGCAGCTACCTCGACCCGGCGCGGACGCCCACGTTCACGCCCGCGGCCCGCTCCATCGCCTTCTTCCGCACGGAAAAGCCCGGCGACGAGGAGCGCCTGGGGACCAGCCGCCTCGTCCTGCTCGACGTCAAGCGCGAGACATTCGCCGCCCTCGCCGAGCCGGACGAGGTGTTCGGCACGCCCCGCTTGTTCGATGACCGCACGATCGCCGTCGACGGCGAGGGCCTCGCGCACCTCTTCGTATTCGACGATCCGTTGTGA
- a CDS encoding DUF4145 domain-containing protein encodes MSMHRNPSFYCQACRMQVQLVHHGEHKYQQQDGASKDYVFGHCARCNRVGLVEYEHEADGGAAEPRQLWPSVLRPIDFELPPRVMEAYQETLRCEAAGAWMATAVMARRTLEVVVREFAPDHERFLDGLRALYTKGLISEELCRWGEELRFLGDVGVLPTDPKASHQDAKEALEFLGALLETLYHLREKFRRMQARRQRGRLGADAPERPS; translated from the coding sequence ATGTCGATGCACCGCAACCCGAGCTTTTATTGCCAGGCGTGTCGCATGCAGGTGCAGCTCGTGCACCACGGTGAGCACAAGTACCAGCAGCAGGACGGGGCCTCGAAGGACTACGTCTTCGGTCATTGCGCCCGCTGCAACCGCGTGGGGCTCGTCGAATACGAGCACGAAGCCGACGGCGGGGCCGCGGAGCCGCGGCAGCTCTGGCCCTCGGTGCTCCGGCCCATCGATTTCGAGCTCCCGCCGCGGGTGATGGAGGCCTACCAGGAGACGCTGCGGTGCGAGGCGGCCGGCGCGTGGATGGCCACGGCGGTCATGGCGCGGCGCACGCTCGAGGTCGTGGTGCGCGAGTTCGCGCCCGATCACGAGCGTTTCCTCGACGGCCTGCGGGCGCTCTACACGAAGGGCCTCATCAGCGAGGAGCTTTGCCGCTGGGGCGAGGAGCTCCGGTTCCTCGGCGACGTCGGCGTCCTGCCCACGGACCCGAAGGCCTCGCACCAGGACGCAAAAGAGGCGCTCGAATTCCTGGGCGCGCTCCTCGAAACGCTCTACCACCTGCGCGAAAAGTTCCGGCGCATGCAGGCGCGGCGCCAGCGAGGGCGGCTCGGGGCAGATGCGCCCGAGCGGCCCTCCTGA